From Danio aesculapii chromosome 18, fDanAes4.1, whole genome shotgun sequence, a single genomic window includes:
- the cfap45 gene encoding cilia- and flagella-associated protein 45, whose translation MPQSAASSSGKLSGSSAFTRRYRTRALTSHVEESLFGSPKLHSTADMHNHPKGENERSRSLSHSAPSSKEPKSETVRIITKDLIRDLRIPSEDPSGQSVILSSNEFRRIIAESHVPSEEEKTARLEAQRQALEEAMDAAEQRKAQMRQADLSRQKNQNLSELEAEARDRAQYLLERANTLRMEQEDEVKKLNELIRKVQCHAVRDVQIQEKKQNSAEWLDEEKRLDAMMEVERRQALEAQEQIEQLRKQQRIQGKMCIIDQIQTRQEEKLLQDEMKEQEGQQLLENMERMQMEELKDIEKKKEEQKKLLQEIQKINEENQLAKEQKKEEERLADLRAVEYTRNKLEREAEYEAEQIRIKKDKEKEVARLRALQERDRDHKAEQDEIRARRNQEAAAREWRRKEKEQAKRKLEVEERLKAARLEQVTHKEHLLSIEAGRERAEFERVLRAQQELIEREYEKEDQRQQQIQRHAEAVRQQVREREVQAVTQRREMFRERERLEEEARNRRARLDEIKEKKLRELKAAGLSPKYYKEVERKACVLP comes from the exons atg CCTCAAAGTGCTGCATCCTCAAGTGGAAAGCTTTCGGGCAGCAGTGCTTTCACTCGCCGCTATCGCACACGAGCTTTGACCTCTCATGTGGAGGAGAGTCTCTTTGGGAGCCCCAAACTG CATTCCACTGCTGATATGCACAACCATCCTAAAGGTGAGAATGAGAGGTCAAGGTCACTGTCTCACTCCGCTCCTTCATCTAAAGAGCCAAAGTCAGAGACAGTACGCATCATCACTAAAGACCTCATCAGGGATCTCAG AATCCCAAGTGAGGACCCATCTGGGCAATCTGTCATTCTTTCCTCAAATGAGTTCAGACGAATCATAGCAGAGTCTCATGTTCCCAGTGAAGAAGAGAAAACAGCTAGGCTGGAGGCCCAACGCCAAGCACTCGAGGAAGCCATG GATGCTGCAGAGCAGAGAAAAGCACAAATGCGCCAGGCTGACCTGTCTCGTCAGAAGAACCAGAACCTCAGTGAGCTCGAGGCTGAGGCGAGGGATCGGGCTCAGTACCTGTTGGAACGGGCCAACACCCTGAGAATGGAACAAGAGGACGAAGTCAAGAAGCTCAATGAG CTGATTAGGAAAGTACAGTGCCATGCTGTGCGGGATGTACAGATTCAAGAGAAGAAACAAAACTCTGCAGAGTGGCTGGACGAGGAGAAGAGACTGGATGCAATGATGGAGGTGGAGCGTCGCCAGGCTTTAGAAGCTCAGGAACAAATTGAACAGCTTCGCAAACAGCAGAGGATTCA GGGCAAGATGTGCATCATAGACCAGATCCAGACACGTCAGGAGGAGAAACTGCTACAGGATGAGATGAAGGAGCAGGAGGGTCAGCAGTTGCTGGAAAACATGGAGAGGATGCAGATGGAGGAGCTCAAG GATATAGAAAAGAAAAAGGAGGAGCAGAAGAAATTGCTTCAGGAGATTCAaaagataaatgaagagaatcagcTTGCTAAAGAGCAAAAGAAGGAAGAAGAACGATTAGCAGATCTTCGTGCTGTAGAGTATACACGCAATAAATTG GAACGAGAAGCAGAATATGAAGCTGAGCAGATACGAATCAAGAAAGACAAAGAGAAGGAAGTGGCACGACTGAGAGCTCTTCAAGAAAGGGACCGGGACCATAAAGCTGAGCAG GATGAGATCAGGGCACGGAGGAACCAGGAAGCGGCTGCGAGGGAATGGAGAAGAAAAGAGAAGGAGCAGGCTAAGAGAAAGCTGGAGGTGGAAGAGAGACTAAAGGCTGCTCGTTTGGAGCAAGTCACTCATAAGGAACACTTGCTGTCCATTGAAGCTGGACGAGAAAGAGCAGAGTTTGAAAGGGTTCTGAG GGCACAGCAGGAGCTCATTGAGAGAGAATATGAAAAAGAGGATCAGCGGCAGCAACAAATCCAAAGGCATGCAGAGGCTGTGAGGCAGCAGGTTCGGGAGAGAGAGGTGCAGGCTGTCACTCAACGCCGGGAGAtgttcagagagagagagcgtctggAGGAGGAGGCACGCAATCGCAGAGCTAGATTGGATGAGATTAAAGAAAAGAAGCTCAGGGAACTCAA